In Candidatus Epulonipiscium sp., the sequence GGAATAATAGACGAATCATTTAAAGTCAAACATAATATATTTTAATCTATAAAAGGAAATAAGTCAATGAATATAAGAAAAAATACTGGAAAAAATACTTTTATGCACTTTAACAATAGGAGATGATAATATGGGAAAAGAAGGAACTAAGTTTAGCGTTCGGACGGACCTAGCAATAGAAACTAGGGAAATGGTCAAAAAAGAAGAAAATGTAGAAGTTCCTGGGGTAAAGGTAACTGTGGAGGAGCAAAAAGAAAAGGAAATAACTGTGACATGGGTGGAAATTATGAACGAAGAGGGAGAAAAACAAATGGGTAAGCCCATGGGGAATTATATTACTGTTGAAAGCCCCCTTATGAAAGAAAATGATGTGGAAGCCCATGAAGAAATCATTAGGACATTGGCGAAACAATTGGTAAAAATAAAAGAATTAGATGAAGATACGGTTATATTGATAGTAGGATTAGGAAATTGGAATGTAACCCCTGACGCCCTAGGACCTAAGGTAGTTTCTAAGGTATTTGTGACAAGACATTTACTTTCACAGGTGCCGGAGCAAATTGATGAATCAGTTCGTCCAATAAGCGCTATTTCTCCTGGTGTAATGGGAATTACGGGGATAGAAACCAGTGAAATTATTGAAGGAGTAGTCAAAAAAGTAAAGCCCGATTTGGTTGTGGCTATTGATGCCTTAGCATCAAGAAAGGCAAGCCGGGTCAATGCAACGATACAGATAGCAGATACCGGAGTGCACCCAGGTTCAGGGGTAGGCAATAGGCGAAAAGGTTTAAATGAAGAAACCTTAGGGGTTCCGGTTATTGCCATTGGGGTTCCTACAGTTGTGGATGCAGCAACCTTAGTAAATGATACAATAGACCATTTAATTGAAGCCATGTTAAAAGAGGCTAATCCCAATATGGGTTTTTATAAAATGCTAGAGGATTTAAATGAACAAGAAAAATACCAATTAATAAAAGAAGTCTTAAATCCCTATGTAGGAGATTTGTTCGTAACTCCTAAAGAAATTGATTCAGTGATTGATAGACTGGCATATATCATTTCTAATGGTATAAATATTGCTTTTCACCCTGGAATTGATTTAAAAGATATTAATAGATATACGTATTAAAATCATAATGTATGCCCTACAATAATAAAATATATATATACAATTTCTAAAGATAATTATTGGGGGGCAATATTTTGATAAGAATTCATACGGTTAATATCAAAAAAATAAAGTCAGGAACAATATTCATTATAATTTTAGCTTTTTCAGTCTTTTTTATATCTAAATTACTGCAGATTGCTAGTAGGGATATTTCAATTGATTTTGAAGATAAAATCGGTGGAGTTCCGCGATACATTAAAGAACAATCTTATAATCCTCAGATTTATAAAAAGATAATCGACCAAACTATTCCGTATGTTGATGAGTATTCAAATAATGGACAGACTGTAGATGGTTTAGCTACGAATATAATGATTCTTTTTACAGGTATAAACTCAAATAAGTTAAACACTATTTTTGAAGGAATTATCCCTGCATCAAAAAGCCTATATCTAAACTCATTGCAATATGCACAAAATGTAATAGAGGTAGAAGGACATTTTGAGGATTACTTGAAAAATGAGGATAAAGGAATATATCAAAATGAAGAAGATTTTTATGATGGTGGCATGGAAGAAGCAGATACATTTGAGGATCCCTTTAGTAATTCTAAAATCATATACACAGAGGAACAACTCAAAGATATTGATTTTCTATACAGAAATATTTATAATTTCCAAGGGAATTTAAGATTAACCTATAAGGAAATACCGGCAGCAAAACTTATTAAAAAGGATATGACCTTAAAGAAAAAGGACTCCAAACCCCAAATATTAATATTTCATACCCATTCTCAGGAAAATTTTATAGATAGCAATCCTAAGAATTTAAACGAGGGAGTTATAGGTTTAGGTGATGAATTAGCAAAAATTCTCCAAAGAGAATATGGGGTTGGGGTATTACATCATAAGGGGCAATACGATGTAATGAATGGGAAATTAATGAGGGATGGAAGTTATGAAAGGGTGGAGCCTGCCATAAGAAAAATTTTAAAACAAAACCCTTCCATTGAGGTGCTTATTGACTTGCATAGGGATGGGGTACTAGAGCATGTGAGATTAGCTACCACAATAGATGGAAAACCCACAGCAAAGATTATGTTTGTAAATGGTGCTTGCAAAATTATGAAAGATGGTCGGCTTACAGAAGTTACAAGTCTCCCAAATCCATATAGAGAAGAAAATCTTGCGTTTAGTTTGCAGATGCAGCTTAAGGGCAATGAACTTTATCCTGATTTACTAAGAAAAATATATATAAAGCCCTATAGGTATACCCTTCATATGCTTCCTAAATCCTTAATCATAGAAGTAGGTGCCAACACCAATACCCTAGAGGAAGCAAAGAACTCAATGAAGCCCCTAGCAGAAATTTTAGCAAAGGTTTTGGAACTGCAAAATTAGAAGGTATTGAGCCATGACCTGGCCTATGTTATAATATGTTGATGTATAAAAACAAGCATTAAAGCCAACTGTAAATCGGTTGGTTTTCTTAAGATACTATATTAAGGAGGAACACCCAAGATGTCCCTTTCAAAACAAAAGAGAACTAGAAACTTTTGCATTATTGCCCATATAGATCATGGGAAATCAACTTTAGCAGATAGGATTATTCAAAAAACCGGCTTACTTACGGAACGGGAAATGCAGGCACAAGTCCTAGACAATATGGATTTGGAAAGAGAAAGAGGAATCACCATTAAGTCCCAAGCTGTTAGATTAATATATAAAGGCGAGGACAATGAAGAGTATATATTTAATTTAATCGATACCCCGGGGCATGTGGATTTTAATTATGAAGTATCCAGGAGCCTTGCAGCTTGTGAGGGAGCAATTCTAGTAGTAGATGCAGCCCAAGGTATAGAGGCGCAGACCTTAGCAAATGTGTATTTAGCTTTAGAGCATAATCTAGAGATTATACCAGTAATTAATAAAATCGACTTACCCAGTGCGAACCCTCCTAATGCAATCAAAGAAATAGAGGATATAATAGGTATACCTGCAGAAGATGCGCCACTTATATCTGCAAAAGCAGGTATAAACATAGAACAGGTTCTAGAAAAAATAGTTCAAGGGGTGCCGAGTCCAAAGGGGGATTTTGATACTCCCCTTAAAGCCCTTGTCTTCGACTCCATATATGATCCCTATAAAGGAGTTATTGCTTTTTGTAGGATAAAAGAAGGAATCATTAAAAAAGGTATAAAAATCAAAATGATGTCAACAGGAAAAGAATTCGAAGTAACTGAAGTGGGTTTTTTTGGACCTGGTCGGTTTGTTGTTACCGATGAATTGGAAGCGGGGGATGTTGGCTATATAGCAGCCAGCATTAAAAATGTAAAAGATACAAGTGTTGGGGATACCATTACAGATGCCACTAATCCTGCAGAACACCCCTTGCCTGGATATAAAAAAGTTAACCCCATGGTTTATTGTGGAATGTATCCTGCCGATGGAGCTAAATACGAAGATTTAAGAGAGGCCCTTGAAAGACTCCAGTTAAATGATGCGGCATTGATATATGAACCAGAAAATTCCATAGCCTTAGGCTTTGGTTTTAGATGTGGTTTTTTAGGTTTACTCCATATGGAGATTATTCAAGAACGTTTAGAAAGAGAATACAATTTAGATTTGGTTACAACTGCCCCTAGTGTTATATATAAGGTTTATAAGACCAATGGAGAAATGATTCATTTATCCAATCCTGCAGACCTTCCAGAACCATCTGAAATTGAACATATGGAAGAACCGATTGTGAAAGCAGAAATAATTGTACCTACAGATTATGTTGGTGCCATTATGGAATTATGTCAAGAACGCAGGGGAGAATACATAGGAATGGATTATATTGAAGAAACTAGAGCAGTTCTTACCTATCATCTCCCTCTAAATGAAATAATATATGACTTTTTTGATGCTTTAAAATCTAGGACAAGGGGATATGCCTCCTTTGACTATGAATTAATAGGCTATCATGAATCCAATTTGGCTAAACTGGATATTATGGTTAACAAAGAAGTGGTGGATGCCTTAAGTTTTATTGTTCATGAAGATAAAGCCTATGAAAGAGGCAGGAAAATCGCAGAAAAACTAAAACAAGAAATACCAAGACATTTATTCGAGATTCCCATACAAGCTGCTATAGGCAATAAGATAATTGCTAGGGAAACAATTAGCGCTATGAGAAAAGATGTATTGGCTAAATGTTATGGTGGGGATATTTCCCGTAAGAGAAAACTATTAGAAAAACAAAAAGAAGGTAAAAAGAGAATGCGCCAAATCGGAAACGTAGAAGTGCCCCAATCTGCATTTATGAGCGTATTAAAATTGGAGTAAAAAATGGACAATCGTATAGGATTATATATTCATATACCCTTTTGTAAATCTAAATGCTATTATTGTGATTTTGCTTCCTATGCAAATCAAAATGAAAAAATGAAGGCTTATGTTTTAGCATTAACAAAAGAAATAAAACATTATGGAAAAATATTTTCAGATAAAAAAGTTGACTCAATATTTATAGGAGGAGGAACTCCTACAGTTCTTCCTCTTGATTTAATTAAAGAGTTGATGCAAACTATATTTTGTAATTTTTCCTTGGAATATAATGCGGAAATTACCATAGAAAGCAATCCGGGGACCTTAAATAAAGAAATGCTTAAACTATTAAAAAGGCTAAATATCAATAGATTAAGTATAGGACTTCAAGCATGCCAAAACAATCTTCTAAAAGCTATTGGAAGAATTCATACAGTAGAAGATTTTAACCAAAATTTTTTCCATGCGAGGGAAGCAGGGTTTAACAATATCAATGTAGATTTGATGTTTGCTCTTCCTAATCAAACAATAAAAGATTGGCAGGTAACCCTTGAGTACATCTCAGATTTAAGTCCGGAGCATATTTCTTGCTATAGCCTAATAATAGAGGAAGGCACACCTTTTGGAAAATGGGAGGAGCAAGGCAAAATAAAAAGATGTGATGAAAAGTTAGATAGATGTATGTACCACTATGCCAAAAAATATTTAAATAGTAAGGAATATAAACATTATGAAATTTCCAATTTCTCAAAGCCTTCTTCTGAGAGTAAACATAATCTAATATATTGGCAGTATAAGCCCTATATCGGTATGGGGTTGGGAGCTCATTCATTTGTGGATGGAAAGCGTTATCACAACACCTATAATTTAGAGAAATATATACAAGCCAAAGGTGAAATAAGAAGTTTGCAAGAAGACATAGAAATACTTCCCCCTTCGATGCAGTATTCCGAATACATATTTTTAGGGCTTCGCCTTTTAAAAGGTATATCCATCAAAGAGTTTGAGGTTTATTTTAAGACTTCATTTGATAAATTATTTGGAGAAAGTGTAAAAAAACTTATAGAACTGCGTCTTCTAGAAAAGAATAAAGATAGAATAAACCTTACATCAAAAGGACTTGATGTAAGCAATACAGTTTTTACAGAATTTTTATTATAAAACACTAAATAATATCTTGACAAAATATATTTAGGGTGGTATTTTAGATGTGAAGTTAGCACTCACACCACTTGAGTGCTAACAACTAATAGGAAGTGATTATATGATCTTAGATGAGAGAAAAATTAAAATACTAGATGCGATTATTAAAGATTATATACTTACAGGAGAACCCGTAGGCTCTAGGACTATTTCCAAAAAATACGAGTTAGGTGTAAGCTCTGCAACCATAAGGAACGAAATGTCTGATTTAGAAGAATACGGTTTTATTGTTCAGCCGTATACCTCGGCGGGAAGAATTCCTTCCGATAAGGGATATCGTTTATATGTAGATCAGTTAATGGAATGTAAGGCTATCAGTGATGATAGATTGATTATGTTTGAAAAAATGCTAGAAAGTAAAATCCATAAAATAGATTCCTTAATAAGAGAAGTGGCAAAGCTTTTATCTCTATTTACCAATTATACATCGATGATTTCTGCACCTCAAATTCAAAAAACAAGACTAAAACATATGCAGCTTATACCCTTGGATTCTAATTCCGTCATATTGATTATAGTAACCGATGCCAATATAATAACAAATAATGTTATTCAAATGGATATGGCTGCAGATCAAGACACTTTAAATAAATTGTCTGTTATGCTTAATGATTATTTAAGGGGATTGACTATAGAGCAAATAAATCTTCCCTTAATTCAAGAATTAAAGGTTAAGATGGGCATATATGGTGAGATAGTTAGTCCAATATTAGATGTAATTGCTAAATCTATCAAATCTAAGATAACTCCGGAAGTTTATTTAAGTGGGGCAATAAATATGCTGGATTTTCCTGAATTTAGCGATATAGTTAAGGCGAAACAGCTATTTAATACCTTAGAAGAAAATGATTTTTTAGCATCAATTTTATTAAAAAATCCATCAGATGGGATTAAAATAACCATTGGGGAAGAAAATGAAGTTGATGAAATTAAAAATTGTAGTTTGATTACCGCATCTTATGAGATAGGAGGAAAAAGTGTAGGAACTATAGGAATTATTGGTCCGACAAGGATGGAATATGGAAAAGTAGTTTCTACATTATCATATATTTCCAAAAATTTGGATAAATTATTAAAGAAATTTTCCGATGGATGAAATTAAAAAATAAGAAAAAGGGTGTATAAAGTGGATAAGGATCAGATATTAGAAAATGAAAATACTGCTGAAACAATAGGCGAAGAAGAAATTGAAGTAATCGATACTAAGGATTCATCAGATAACTCTGAGGGTATAGAAGATATCCTAGGAGAAAAAGATAAATTACTTGATGAATTAAAAGACAGACTTCAAAGGACAATGGCTGAGTTTGATAATTTTCGTAAACGTACCATTAAAGAAAAGGCTGTACTTTATGAAGATGGTGTTCGTAGCACCATAGAACAAATACTGCCGGTTATAGATAATTTTGAAAGAGCCTTAAATACTTCTAAGGAAGAAAACGAAAAAAATCCTTTTTTCGAAGGAATGACAATGATATATAGACAATTTAAAGATATTTTGTCTTCTATGGGTGTGGAGGACATTCAAGCTGTTGGGGAGCAGTTTAACCCAAATCTCCATAATGCAGTAACCCATGTAGAAGATGAAAACTTTGGAGAAAGTGAAATTATAGAGGAATTCCAGAAAGGCTATATCTACAAAGATAAAGTTATTAGATACAGTATGGTTAAAGTAGCAAATTAAAAATTATGTTTAGGAGGATAAATCATGGGAAAGATTATTGGTATTGATTTAGGAACAACTAACTCTTGTGTAGCTGTAATGGAAGGGGGAAAACCTGTTGTTATTCCAAGTTCAGAAGGAACAAGAACTACCCCATCTGTAATTGCATTTACTAAGGCAGGGGAAAGATTAGTAGGTGAAACTGCAAAACGTCAAGCAGTAACCAATCCGGATAATACGGTAGGTTCTATTAAAAGACATATGGGCTCTGATTTTAGAGTTAAGATAGATGATAAATCTTTTAGTCCTCAGGAAATTTCTGCTATGGTTTTACAGAAGCTAAAGGCAGATGCAGAAGCTTATTTAGGAGAAAGTGTTACAGAAGCAGTTATTACAGTACCGGCTTATTTTTCAGATAGCCAAAGACAAGCAACAAAAGATGCAGGTAAAATTTCTGGTTTAGATGTGAAAAGGATTATTAACGAACCTACAGCAGCAGCTCTTGCCTACGGCTTAGAAAATGAAAAAGAACAAAAGATTATGGTATATGACCTAGGTGGAGGAACATTTGACGTATCTATTATAGAGATTGGTGATGGAGTAATCGAAGTTCTTGCGACCCACGGGGATAATAAATTAGGTGGGGATGACTTCGATGATAGAATTATCAATTACTTAGTAGAAGAGTTCAAAAAAACCGACGGAATTAGCTTAAGTCAGGATAAAATGGCTATGCAACGTTTAAAAGAAGCTGCAGAAAAAGCTAAAAAAGAATTGTCCACAGTAACAACTACAAATATAAATTTACCATTTATTACGGCGAACCAAGAAGGACCTAAACATTTGGATATTACCCTAACTAGAGCAAAGTTTGATGAATTAACTGCTGATTTAGTAGAAAAAACAATGAACCCTGTAAGAGCAGCTCTTTCCGATGCGGATTTAAACCCGACAGAACTTGATAAAATCCTTCTGGTAGGGGGTTCTACCCGTATATTGGCAGTTCAAGAGGCAGTTAAACAACTAACTGGTAAAGAGCCATTCAAAGGGATTAATCCGGATGAATGTGTAGCAATTGGGGCATCAATACAAGGAGGAAAATTAGCAGGAGATGAAGGAGCAGGAGATATTCTTCTTCTAGATGTAACACCCCTTTCCCTTGGAATTGAAACCCTAGGAGGAGTAGCAACAAAGTTAATAGAACGAAATACAACAATTCCTACACGAAAGAGCCAAGTATTTTCGACCGCTGAGGATAATCAAACAGCAGTTGACATCCATGTTGTACAAGGAGAACGTCCAATGGTAAGGGATAATAAGACACTAGGACGCTTTAGACTGGATGGTATTGCACCGGCCCCTAGGGGAATTCCTCAAATAGAAGTTACCTTTGATATAGATGCAAATGGTATTGTTAATGTATCTGCTAAGGATTTAGGAACAGGTAAAGAGCAGCATATCACAATTACTGCAAGTACCAATTTAAATGATGATGAAATTGAAAAGGCGGTTAAGGAAGCAGAACAGTACGCTGAGCAAGATAAAAAAAGAAAAGAAGCAATCGATACAAAAAATGAAGCAGAATCTATGGTGTTCCAAACAGAAAAGACTTTAAAAGAGCTAGGAGATAAGGTAGAAGCTCCTGATAAAGAAAAAGTAGAAAGCGAACTAAAGAAACTAAAAGATATGCTTGAAAAGTCAAATGTTGAAGATATGAGTGATAAAGAAGTAGAAGAGCTTAAAAAGGCTAAAGAAGATTTAACTAATGCATTTTATGAAATTTCTGCTAAATTGTATCAACAACAGGCACCTGAGGGAGAGAGTGCCCCAAGTCCTGGAAGTCCTGGAACCGCTGGGGCCGATGATAATGTGGTAGATGCCGACTATAAGGAATTATAAAAATGATTTAAAGCCAAAGAAAAATTCTTTGGCTTTTTCTAAGCAATTTAATTTGATTTTAAATAGGTATAAATATATAATATAGTTTTAGAATTGATTTCCTATGAATCTTTAGATTCTTTGCTCCGCTTTTGCGGAGGGACTATTTATAATAAATATAAGCAAAATTGTTAATTTGGAAGGTGAAAAAATGGCAGATAGAGATTATTATGAGATTCTGGGTTTGGATAGAGATGCAGCCGATTCGGATATAAAAAAGGCGTATCGTAAATTAGCAAAACAATACCATCCTGATATGAATCCTGATAACGAGGAAGCAGAGCATAAGTTTAAAGAAGTAAGTGAAGCCTATGAAGTTCTCAGTGATCCCCAGAAAAAAGCAAAGTACGATCAATTTGGTCATGCGGCTTTTGGAAATGGGGCAGGAGGTGGCTTTGACGGTTTTGGTGGATTTAATGGTGGTTTTGATATGGGTGATATTTTTGATATGTTTGATATTTTCGGAGGAGGAATGGGTGGAAGAAAGAGAAGTGGTCCTTTACGAGGAGCGGATATTAGGGCCAGTGTCCAAATTTCCTTTAAAGATGCCGCTTTTGGAGTATCGAAGGAAATACAATTAGGTCTTTGGGAAAACTGCGATACCTGTAAGGGAAGTGGCGCAAAGGAAGGTACCCATCCTGAGACTTGTAAGCATTGTGGAGGTACGGGGCAGGTGAAAGTAACACAAAACACGCTGTTTGGCTCTATGAGTAGTGTTCGTCCCTGTGATGTATGTCATGGGGAAGGAAAGATTATCAAAGATCCCTGCAAAACCTGTTCAGGAGAAGGTAAGGTAAGAAAAACCAAGACAATAAAGGTGGATATTCCGGCAGGAATTGACCATGGGCAAAGTGTACGGATACAGGGAAAGGGTGAACCTGGTACTAAAGGAGGCCTGAATGGGGATTTGCTTATCACCGTATATGTTAAACAACACCCTATATTTGAAAGAAGAGGTAATGATGTTTATTGCGAAATTCCCATTACCTTTGCTCAAGCTGCCCTAGGTGCCGAATTAGTTGTCCCGACATTAGATGGCAATGTCCAATATTCTATTAAAGAAGGCACTCAAACAGGAACTATGTTTAGATTAAAAGGAAAAGGTATCCCCAGTGTGCGAAACCCTAAATTCCGTGGGGATCAGTATATAGAAGTAAAAATTGAAGTTCCGACAAAACTTAATGAAAAACAAAAGAATATTCTTCGGGAATTTTCAAATATTAGCGGTGATGAGGTTCATCAACAAAGGAAGGGATTCTTTGAAAAGGTAAAAGAAGCTTTTGGAGAAGCCTTTGGAAATTAAAAGCCAGGGAGATGAAGAATTTGAAATGGGTCCGTTTTACCATAAGTACAAAAAGTGAGGCAGTTGAAGCCATTATCTATGCCCTTAATGAATTAAAAATTACAGGAATAGAAATAGAAGATCCCAATGATATTGCTACTACTATGAAAAATAAGATAGAAACAGATTGGGATTATATAGATGAAGAACTGCTTAAGGATAGGGATATGAATGAGGTCCTTATAAAGGTATATTTTCCAGAGCACACAGCTTATGGAGATAAGATTATTCAAATTAAGGAGAAACTTGCTCATATAAATGAATTTCTTGATATAGGAAAGGGAACAATACAGGTTGAAACCATGGAGGAAGAAGAATGGGCAAACTCTTGGAAAAAATACTATAAACCTATTAAGATAGGGAAAAATATTATTATAAAACCCTCATGGGAGCAGTACGATTCTTTAGATGATGATGAAATCATAATTGAAATGGATCCAGGAATGGCTTTTGGAACAGGTACCCATGAGACAACATCTATGTGTATTGAATTTTTAGAGAAATTTTTAGATGAAGGTGATGTAGTTTTTGATATTGGATGTGGAAGTGGAATACTGGGTATTACTGCTGCGAAACTAGGAGCTGCCCGTGTAACAGGGGTAGACCTTGATTCTAATGCAGTTAAGGTGGCTAGAGATAATGTTGCATTTAATGGCGCAGAACATATAATGGAAATATATGAAGGGGATTTGATGGAGGTAATAAATGACAAGGCCAATATACTCGTAGCCAATATTATTGCCGATGTAATCATTAAATTATCTTCCTGTGTGCCTAAATTTTTAAAACATAAGGGATTATTTATAGCCTCGGGAATTATTAAGGAAAGGTTGCAAGAGGTAGAAGATGCAGTGATTAATAACGGATTTGATATCATTGATATATATGAAAAAGGTGAGTGGTGTGCAGTAGCTGCTAAGCTGTAAATAGCGTATGGAGGTTAATATGCCTAGATTTTTCGTGGAACCGTCCCAAATTAAAAACGATAGTATATTTATACATGGAGAAGATGTAAAACATATATCGAAGGTTCTAAGGTTAAAAAACGGAGATAAAATATCAATTTGTAATGGACAAGGGACGGATTATCAGTGTATAATAAAAAATATGGATAAAGAAATTATTGTCGCACAAATAGTTTCTAATCATCTATCACAGACAGAACCAAAAACAAAAATAACTTTATTTCAAGCCTTAGTTAAATCAGATAAAATGGATTTAATTATCCAGAAAACTGTTGAAATGGGAATTTTTAAAATTATACCTATTGTTACCGAAAGAACTGTTGTAAGGTTTGAAAATGAAAAAAAAGAACGCTCTAGGCTGGCAAGATGGCAGAAGATTGCAGAATCTGCGGCAAAGCAAAGTCAGCGGGGGATAATTCCAGAAGTGGAGCCAGTTATAACCCTATCAGAAGCTTTTGATAGATCTAAGGAAATGGATTGTAAGCTAATTCCTTATGAAAAAGAAACCGATAAGAATTTAAGAAGTATATTATCTAACTTTAACGGTGGAAATATTGCTATATTTATTGGTCCTGAAGGCGGATTTGAAGAAAGTGAAATAGCACTTGGAAAGCAACAGGGCATTATACCAATAACATTAGGTAGAAGAATTCTTCGTACTGAAACGGCGGGACTATTTACTGTGTCAATTATAATGTATCAAATGGGAGAGATGTAAAGATGTCAGGTCTAAGGATTATGGTTGTGGACGATGCTATATTTATGCGTACGGTTCTTAAAAAAATGCTTAGCGAAGAGGGCTTTGAAATAGTAGGTGAGGCAGGCAATGGTTTAGAAGCCATACAAATGGCATATAAACTTCAACCGGATATTATTACTCTAGATATTACAATGCCTGAAATGAATGGAATTAGAGCTGTACCTGAAATTTTAAAAGTAAGTCCTAATTCAAAAATTATTATATGTTCTGCCTTAGGGCAGCAGGCAATGGTTGTAGAAGCCATTAAGAGGGGAGCAAAGGACTTTATAGTAAAGCCTTTTGAAAAATCCCGGGTACTTCAGGCAATTGATAATGTATCAAGAAGTTCAAGGAGCCCAAGAAAGCC encodes:
- the dnaJ gene encoding molecular chaperone DnaJ; protein product: MADRDYYEILGLDRDAADSDIKKAYRKLAKQYHPDMNPDNEEAEHKFKEVSEAYEVLSDPQKKAKYDQFGHAAFGNGAGGGFDGFGGFNGGFDMGDIFDMFDIFGGGMGGRKRSGPLRGADIRASVQISFKDAAFGVSKEIQLGLWENCDTCKGSGAKEGTHPETCKHCGGTGQVKVTQNTLFGSMSSVRPCDVCHGEGKIIKDPCKTCSGEGKVRKTKTIKVDIPAGIDHGQSVRIQGKGEPGTKGGLNGDLLITVYVKQHPIFERRGNDVYCEIPITFAQAALGAELVVPTLDGNVQYSIKEGTQTGTMFRLKGKGIPSVRNPKFRGDQYIEVKIEVPTKLNEKQKNILREFSNISGDEVHQQRKGFFEKVKEAFGEAFGN
- the prmA gene encoding 50S ribosomal protein L11 methyltransferase; this encodes MKWVRFTISTKSEAVEAIIYALNELKITGIEIEDPNDIATTMKNKIETDWDYIDEELLKDRDMNEVLIKVYFPEHTAYGDKIIQIKEKLAHINEFLDIGKGTIQVETMEEEEWANSWKKYYKPIKIGKNIIIKPSWEQYDSLDDDEIIIEMDPGMAFGTGTHETTSMCIEFLEKFLDEGDVVFDIGCGSGILGITAAKLGAARVTGVDLDSNAVKVARDNVAFNGAEHIMEIYEGDLMEVINDKANILVANIIADVIIKLSSCVPKFLKHKGLFIASGIIKERLQEVEDAVINNGFDIIDIYEKGEWCAVAAKL
- a CDS encoding 16S rRNA (uracil(1498)-N(3))-methyltransferase; the protein is MPRFFVEPSQIKNDSIFIHGEDVKHISKVLRLKNGDKISICNGQGTDYQCIIKNMDKEIIVAQIVSNHLSQTEPKTKITLFQALVKSDKMDLIIQKTVEMGIFKIIPIVTERTVVRFENEKKERSRLARWQKIAESAAKQSQRGIIPEVEPVITLSEAFDRSKEMDCKLIPYEKETDKNLRSILSNFNGGNIAIFIGPEGGFEESEIALGKQQGIIPITLGRRILRTETAGLFTVSIIMYQMGEM
- a CDS encoding response regulator, giving the protein MSGLRIMVVDDAIFMRTVLKKMLSEEGFEIVGEAGNGLEAIQMAYKLQPDIITLDITMPEMNGIRAVPEILKVSPNSKIIICSALGQQAMVVEAIKRGAKDFIVKPFEKSRVLQAIDNVSRSSRSPRKPRTQVDPRNTMNPRTSVDPRNTVNPRTSADPRNTMNQRNSVEPRNPGMPRNLENPRNSGDSRNSEDSRSSENPRSSGSPRGFGNPRNSRDPRNFRR